In the genome of Archaeoglobus neptunius, the window CTTAGGCCTGACCAGACCTGCGAGGAGCAGTATCAGAGTGGACTTTCCACTTCCATTTGCCCCGATTAGACCGATCCTCTCGCCCTCAGAAATTTCAATGCTTACATCTCTCACCCCAACACTGCCGTCGGGATAGTCGTAGCTGACGTTCTCAGCTTCAATCACCTTCAGATTACCACCCACCAGAGGACTGTGAATGCCACGATTATCGTGTAGATTAAATCGAGCGTTTTAAATTTTCTGCTGTAACTCACCCTGTTCTCCCCTCTAGCCTCAAGGGCCAGTTGGATTCGTTCAGCCTTTTCAAAGCTTCTGAGGAAAAAAAGCCCAACCGCCTCTCCACCCTTACGCCACACATCCATATGGCTCCCTTTTGAAACCCTTCTGCTTTCTCTAGCGAGTAGAATGGAAAGAAGTTCCCTGAACATCAAAATTGCATACCTGTAAGCCAGCCAGAGAGCCGAGACAAAGGTTTCAGGCACTTTGAAGTACCTCAAAGCCGAGCATATTTCGGCAAAGTTTGTTGTCATTATGAGCATCTGGATGGCAATGAGGGACGCTGCAACTCTCAGCGTAAAGGTTATCGAGTAAAGTGGGTTGTTTATGGAGACGGGAAGGACGACAATGAAGGAAAAAAGTGTGAAAAGCCATATTCTGCCCAGTACCTTTCTCAGGCTTAAACCGGAAATGGCCGAGATCACAAGAAGGAAGACGAAGGTAAGTATTACCTTTTCCAGATCAAAGGTTGAAACAGCGAGAAGAATGAAAACTATGGTCGAAACGAGCTTTATTCGGGGGTCAATCTTGTGCAGAATGCTGCGCTTTGTGTATTCGTGGATTAAAAAATTTTGAAAATATCCTGATGCTTCCCTTATTGTCCTTTCAAGTAGTTCGTGCATATCGAGTCAGTGCATAGCCGAGAACTAAAACTATTGCTGTGCCCACGATTCCAGCTATCAGTGTGCCCACATAGGGGTTAATACCAGGGACAGAGTAATCAGGTAGTATGCCCTCGTATATCGGCTTCTCCGACAGTCCAAGTATTTTAGCAGCATTCTCAAGCGGCTCTGCATATCCAACGAGCTCTGCTGCATAGGCAAAGAGAGGTGAAACCGCTATCATAGCTGCAATGACTGCAAGAGCTGCCTTGCCTGGAGCTTTTTTCTCTTCCAGAACATCGGGTCTGGCAGAGGAGATGTAACTTACAACACCTGCCGTTATGATTCCCTCAACAATACCAAGAATTGCATGCCACATCCCCATCACTGGAACGGTTACATCCACCGCATATATTACCGATTTTGAGACGCCTATCTCCAGCCCTGCAAATATGGCTGCAAGAGTGATGCCAAGCCACCCGGCAACGAAGGCTGCAACGTTCCTGTTTTTCTTCTCTAGTATTTTGTAAATGTAATAACCTACAAAGACGTCAACAATGGCCATATTCCATATGTTCGCACCAAGAGCAGTGATTCCACCATCAGCGAATACCAGACACTGTATCGTAAGTACCACAGCCATTGCAAGACATCCCGCATATGGTCCGAGCAGGATTCCAGCAAGAGCGCCTCCGACAAAGTGGGCTGAAGTGCCACCCGGTATCGGCCAGTTGAGCATCTGAGCCGCAAAAATGGCAGCAGCAACTATTCCGAACAGCGGTGTGAGTTTCTGTCCCCTCAGCCGGTATATGGAGTATCCAAGCACGGCTAGGGTTAAAACATAAAACAGAGCCGCAATGCTCAGGTCCAGATATCCATCCGGTATATGCAAATTCCCACCTCGTGTTACTTTTTCTCAAATAGATCACATCTGTTAATAAGAATTTCCATTTAACGATTTAAAACTATTGAATGTTTAAAACGGAGATCCAGAACAGCCAGCTAGATATTTTTCAAAATTTCCTCTATTTTCCTGATTTCCTCTTCGATCTTTTCAATGGCTTTACTGCAATCCAGATACTCCAGCATCTCCTCACATCGAGGGCACACAAAATTTAGCTCCATTGCCTCATCATAAGAAACTTTAACGCACATGTTCGGGCATACATAGTAAATTGTGCTCGTCTCTGCCTCTATCTTCTCTCTCAGCTTGCTCACCGTTTTTTCAAGTTCTCTTTTGAGAACGTCCAGAGCTCTGTCATAGTTTATCCTCCAGTAGTACTCCATCCACCCCGTTTCGTCGTCTCTCCTCCTCACGTAGTCAGCCAGACCTATTTCATACATGGCAAAAAGAGCCTTTCTGATTTCGTTAATCTCTATGCCAAGCTCAAGAGCAAGCTGATCATCAGTAAATTCGCCTTCAATTCCAAGTGAGAAAAGAATCAAACCGACCTCGCCAGAAACTCTTTCTACAAGCTCATTTAAAAGCTCCTCTACCTTCGTTGCGGTCTCAGCTTTCACAACTATATTTAAAGAACTGAAACCTTTTTTAATTTTTTGGTTGTGATAATATGAGTCTTACTATAACCGAAATAAAAAATTAGAGTTCGGAGAATGCTTTTTCGAGCGGCGGCACTACCTGTTTCTTTCTGCTCATCACACCGTCAAGCCAGACGCTCTTGCCTTCAAGCTTCTTGCCGAAAGCCTTTTCGACCACTTCTGGATGGTCCGTAACTGCGAGGAGTTCCGTCCCCTCCTTCATAATGTCTGTCAGCATCAGGAATATGGCTGCGTATCCACCTTCCTCCTTCATCTTCTGCAATTCTGCGTAAATCTCATCAACCCTGCTCTCAATCAGAGACAGATCAACAAGTTCGATCTGACCCACACCGACCTTCTTTCCTGCCATGTCAAAATCCTTGTAATCCCTCATTATAATCTCCCTTGCACTCAAATCATCGACTGCAGATAGCTTTGCCTTTATCTCCACACCAAACTTCGTGATATCATCCACACCAGCGACCTTTGCAAGCTCCTCTGCGACCTCCTTATCAAGCTCTGTAGTCGTTGCCGATTTGAATATCACGGTATCGCTGAGGATCGATGACAGGAGAATTCCGGCGATGTCAGCCGGGACCTCAACACCGGTCTTATCAAAAAGAAGCTTTATTACGGTAGCCGTACATCCAACAGGTAGATTGACAAAGAGTACTGGCTGAGGTGTTGTTACATCACCGATTTTGTGGTGATCAACTATAGCAACGACCTCCGCCTTATCGATATCATCGACTGTCTGGGCTTTTTCGCTGTGATCAACAAGAGCCACCTTTTTGCCTTCACCACTCTTCAATACTTCTGGAACCTCAAATCCAAATTTCTCGAGTACATATTTTGTTTCCGGATTGATGTCACCCTGAACCGCAGCCACAGCTTCCTCCCCGATTTTCATAATTTTGTCTAAACTGCCCCTCTCCTTCCACTTGTTCCAGAGATATGCAAGGGCTATCGCAGAACAGACGCTATCTGTGTCCGGGTTTTTATGCCCAACAACATAAACCACGTGCTCCATGATGTAGTGGCAGTTCGGTAGGTAATAACATTTTCGAAATTTTTCCCATCTTAAATGGGAGCCGCTATATTTCAGATTGCCGCAGGTTCCGATACACATCCGTGCAAAAATTTTTATTTGCAGTTCGAATATTACGAAATCCATAATAAACAAAAATTTCAAATACTGTCCGGGGATTTTTGAAAAACCAAAAAGGGGTGATGAAATGTCCGAACCGACAAGGGAACTCCTGTGGGGTGTTGACGAAATATCCGTACTGCTGCACTTCGCACTTTTCATAATCGCCGGAATCATATTCCTAATTGGTATTGCGAGAGCATACAAGCTGATAAGAATGGGAAGAAATGACGAGAACAGGTTTGACCGTCTTGGCAACAGACTTCTTCTGGTCGTCAAAGATGCTCTTTTACTCCTGAGACTTTTTCAGAAAGAGTTCAGGATGGGTCTGATGCACATTCTCATTCTCTGGGGAATTATAGTTCTTACCATAGGAACGGCCGTACTCACCATTGCCGACCATTTCACATCCGAATTTTTCAGAGGTACTTTCTACCTGGTGCACGAGGCTTTGATGGACATTGCAGGTATTGCGTTCATTGCGGGGACAGTTATAGCTGTTGTAAACAGATACGTGCTCAAACCCACAAGATTCTCCAAAAAATGGCCTTTCGCCAATGACGATGCTCCCGTCCTTCTCTCTTTGCTGCTGATTGCGGTATTGGGTTTTATAGTTGAGGCGCTTAGGCTTTCTGCAGGATATCCTGCATACACTGCTGTGATCGGTGGATTTCTCTCTCAATTTCTACCATTTGACCTCTCAGCATACAGAGCTGTCTGGAGCATCCATTCTCTGCTTGCTCTTGCCCTCATTGCCGCAGTGCCTTACTCAAAACTTTTCCACGCCATTGCGGCCCCGATCAACATACTGACGAAATCTGACAGAATTTCTGCAAGGGTGATTGAGGATGAGGAATATATGGGTGCAGTAACTGTCAGAGACCTTCAGTGGAGAGATCTGCTTTCCAGCTTCGCATGCATGAGGTGTGGCAGATGCCAGGACAACTGTCCGGCCTTCAACTCCGGTACAACTCTCTCTCCGATGTATCTGATGCAAAACCTCCGCAAAAATCTCACCGACTCCTCGAGCATTCTTGGAAAAATTGATGAGCCCTTTACTCTCGTTGATGCTGTTCTGGACAGCGAGGCTGTTTGGGCCTGTACAACGTGCAGAGCATGCATGGAAATGTGTCCGGTTTACATAGAACAGATGGAGATTATCGGAGAGATAAGAAGAGGAATTGTCGAGTCGGGGGAGGCGCCACCCGACATAAGAGACTTTCTCACAAACATCCAGAAGCAGAAGAATCCGTGGGGTGAGGCAAAATTCAAGAGAGACCAGTGGATAAAGAAGAGCGATGTTGAGGTGCCAACTGTGAAGAGCAACCCCGAATTCGAGTTGCTCTGGTTTGTGGGCTGTGCTCACAGCTTTGATAGCAGAAGCATTCAGGTATCAAAGAAGCTTGCCCGAATTCTAAACGATATTGGAGTTAACTACGCAGTTCTTGGCAGAGAGGAAGGTTGCTGTGGAAATGATGTAAGGAGAGTTGGTGAAGAAGGTCTTTTCCAGCTTCTGAAAGAGGAAAACACAAATACGTTCGATAAGTACGGAGTTCAGAAAATTTTCACTGCCTCCCCTCACTGCTACAATACATTCAAGAATGAGTATGAGGGCTATGATGTCAGGTTCATACTCGAGATCATCCACGACGCCATAAAATCCGGTAAGCTTCAGCTCAAGCATCCGGTAAAAAGAAAGGTAACCTTTCACGATCCGTGCTATCTCGGGAGATACAACGGCATGTACGATCTGCCCAGAGAGATACTGAAATCCATTCCGGGAATAGAACTTGTTGAAATGCCACGAAACAGGAACAGAAGCTTCTGCTGTGGCGGTGGAGGAGGAAATCTTGTTAGAGAGTATCCCGGAGAGGACAGGCCGAACAATATTAGGGCAAAAGAGGCGGCGGAAACGGGTGCAGAAGTACTGGCAGTTGCCTGCCCATTCTGCATGATAATGCTCGAAGATGGCGTCAAAAGTTCTGGATTCGACGGCAGACTGCAGGTTCTTGACGTTATCGAACTCGTATATGATTCCGTGTATGGGGAATAACCCCATTTTTTTTTGCATGCCTTTAAGGAAAACAGATATATTCAAAAGACCGTCTGAATCCATGCGAAAATGGCTGGCAACAGTTCTGATAGCTGCCGTTGCTTTTGCTGTGAGGTTTTACAATTTAGGCAATCCTCCACTGTTTTTTGATGAAAGCATTCACGCCACAATCCTTAAATCGCTCATTTCCGGAACATACAAGTACAATCCCGCCTATCACGGTCCCCTGCTTTACTACATTCTCTACCTGCCCGTTACGACTCTCGGGGAGAGCGAGTTTTCGCTCCGCCTAGTTCCGGCGGCAGTAGGTGTTGCAGTATCCCTGACACCCCTTCTGTACCGGAGGTTTATAGGATTCAACGCTGCCGCAATTTCATCAGCCTTTGTGGCGATATCACCGATTATCGTAAACTACTCCAGATTCGCAAGAGCGGACATATTTCAGCTTTTCCTGACGGCCCTCTTCACCTACTTCATTTTCAGATACCTCGAGGTTGAGAAAACCATACTGGAAAAAAAGTTTGACAGAGACTCCCTGTTCCTCATCGCATCGTTCATATGCATGGCTTTTTTCGCAACCCTCAAGGAAACATTCTACCCATTTGCAGCTCTTTTCCTGATCTTCCTGATATTCGACATAAAGAAGTTCAGACTGACAGATCTGCTGGTATCAATTCTGGTCTTCTTTGTGATTTATTCCGCTCTGTACACAAACTTCTTTACCTACACCACCCCATTGACAAATTTTTCCGAGTTTCCTGCTGTTAGGGCGGTCAGTTACTGGAAGTACCAGCACGAGATAGCAAGAATAGCCGGGCCATGGTACTACTACCTGGAACTTCTGATTCTGTATGACTTTCCTGCCTTTGCTCTGGGCATATTTACAATTATATTGACACTGAAGAGGAGAGATAGGAGCGAATTTGAAGCTTTTATTGTTTACTGGTTTGTTGCTTCGCTTATATTCTTCTCCTACATGCAGGAAAAGGTCCCCTGGCTTGCGGTCCACATCCTCTTTCCGATGTACGTCCTGGCTGGAGTGGGGATATGCAAAATAAATTCAAGAAGTATGAAAGCCCTCGCCCTGATATCATGTCTTCTGTTTTTGGGATACGGAATGCTGGCTGTAAACATACTGAACCCTGTAAATCCTGCAGAACCAGCGCTGTACCTTCCAACCCAGTACGATGTGAGGGAATTTGCCGAAAAAACTAGAAATGATACGATTTACGTCTTCACAAATATTGGTGAATACTGGCCGCTGGCATGGTATTTGAAGGACCATCACGTGTATTTCTCAACCAGTAGTGTGAAGGGCAGAAGTTTTAGCAAGGGTGTTTACGTGGTGGTAAATCAAACAAACGACATCTATATCCCCGGTAATATGAAAAAAATCGACACTATGGTTGTGAGATGCTGGACGTTCTGGACTCACCCGGAACTTTCCAGAATACCAGAATTCCTGCTGTTCAGAAGGCCCCTCACCAAGGTTTACTGCATGAATTTCACCGTGTACACGAGAGTTGACTAGAATGCATCAATCCAACACTGAAGTTTCCCGATCCCTCCAGCTTTATAGCTGCATCACCATAAACCTGACCGAAAACTTTATATATTTAGGCGAAAACCTTATATACTGCATGAAAAAACTCCGAGAACTCGGTAAGGTGAAGCACATATCAAAATCCGGGATGCTTGTAATTGCTTTGAATCCTGCATACATCCCCAAAATTGGGGATAAGGTTGTTACGAGGAAAATGGAGTATGTTGGCGTCGTTAACGACATAATAGGGCCTGTATCATCACCCTACGCCCTTGTGAGACCAAAAAATTCTGAAAAAATAATATTTGAAGATTTATTTGTGGTGAAAGAATATGGCGGAAGTAGAAAAGGTTCGGGAAAGGGAAGTAGAAAAGGAGGTAGAAAGAAAGGAAATAGAAAGGGAGGAGGACATAGAGGTATGTCCTGAATGTGGTAGCCCGCGCCTTATTCGTGATTACAGAAGGGGAGAATTCATCTGTCAGGATTGCGGGCTTGTAATTGAAGATACTTACATTGACGCCGGTCCTGAGTGGAGAGCCTTTGACAGCGAGCAGAGGGACAAAAGAAGCAGGGTTGGTGCGCCTGTAACCTATACTATCCACGACAAGGGACTGTCCACCATCATCGACTGGAGCAACAAGGACTATTACGGCAAGGCAATCTCTGTCAGAAACAGGGCACAGCTTTTCAGACTCAGAAAATGGCAGAGGAGGATAAGGATAAGCAATGCCACCGAAAGAAACCTCGCCTTCGCTTTAAGCGAGCTGGACAGAATGGCCTCCGCCCTCGGACTGCCCAAGAGTGTCAGAGAGACGGCTGCTGTGATCTACAGAAAGGCGGTTGAAAAGAACCTGATAAGGGGAAGAAGCATCGAAGGTGTTGTGGCTGCAGCTCTGTATGCCGCATGCAGACAGGCGGGAGTGCCAAGGACTCTCGATGAGATAGCAACTTACTCCAGAGTTGACAGGAAGGAAATCGGAAGAACCTACAGGTTCATAACGAGAGAACTTGGTCTGAAGCTTATGCCCACCAGTCCTGCCGATTACGTACCCAGATTTTGTGCTGCTCTCGGTTTGAGCGGTGAAGTGCAGAAGAAAGCCATTGAGATAATAAAGAAAGCTGAGGAAAGAGAGCTTACCAGCGGTAGGGGACCAACTGGGGTTGCTGCTGCCGCCATTTATGTGGCATCTATCCTTCTGGGTGAGAGGAGAACTCAGAGAGAGGTTGCCGAGGTTGCAGGGGTTACAGAAGTTACGATAAGGAACCGATACAAGGAACTTGCTGAAAAGCTCGGAATAGAAATTATTCTATAATTTTTTTCAGATCTCCGACTGTGGTCAACCAATCAAAAATAATTCACCAGCGCAATCAATCCGGCTGCACTGAAAAACGCTATGTACGGCAGCAGTTTTCTGATTGTCTTCATTCTTTCTTTCGAAAGTCGCAAATTTAAAATATTATATATTGTAATTATCAACTTGTGGTTGTATGAAACTTGCATATAATTCTTTGTGATGGTGGCAATTGCCTAGTTATTGCCACTGACGATAGTGGTGGGGACGACGCTGACATCCCTGACCGGACTAAACAAGGATGTGACACTATCCATATACAGTATGGGCAATGAAGCAAAAACCACCAGCGAGAAGCTGACTGATGAATACCTGAAAAAATCGGGAGAGTACACAGTGCTTATACTGGCACAGGAAAATGCGCTGTGGCTTAGAGAGTATCTCTCATCCAAAAAGATTACCACACTACAGGAAATGCTGAACGATAGTGTCGTCCAGAACATCGGTAAACATAGATGGTTTGGCAAGGAGTACGTCTGGATAGCCGGAGTGTATGGGGATGGGGACTGGCGGCTTTTGGTCCACCCGCTGGGCGACGAGGTGAGAGGAAAACACATTATAAAGGATTTGCACTGGGACGAAAAGTATCCTGAGGTCGTACCGATCCTCCAGAACTCCGCCCTTGGAGGAACTGCAACCCTGAGCTGTGGATACTACACCTGGGGAGAGGTTTACGGCAAGCCTGCAAAGAAATACCTTTGCAACGTGCCGGTGAACTACGAGGTTATCGATGAAAAGACCGGTAAGAGGATACCGCTGTCTGTGGGTACGGGTGCCTATCTCGACGGATACTTCAAAGAGATAACCAAATCCGAAGAAATGCCCGGTGCAACCGTGGCAGAAGAAATAGGCTCTAAGGTTGATGTTGCTGCGCCAGCGGCGTCGTTCAGAAGATTTCTGCGGCGATATACAACGTTGGAATTTTCTCAATTGTCAGCGTGGTCGTTGCCATTGCCGTTGCAGGATTGATTCTGGTTGCGAATAACAAACATTATATCGAAACCGGTTATAGATATCGCAGATGCGGCCGATAAAGTCAGCGAGGGAGAGCTTGACACACGAATTCCGCACCAGGGGAGAGATGACGAAATAGGGATACTGGCAAAAAGCATAGAGAGGCTGAGGAGGAGTCTTCAAGCTGCCGCTGAGAGTCTGGAAGGGGCCTTCAGGTGATGTTCATGCCCATCACCTACTCCATTTTTCTCGAAGAGCTGAAGAAGGAGATAGGTCCGCTGGCAAAGATCTTCCTTGACAGGGCAATGGATGCCTTGGGAATAGATGACATTACCAGTGAAAATTACAAGGACGTGCTCAACGTCCTCAAAATGAACAGAAAGATGAGGGAATTCGTGGAAATTGTCGAGAAAAAGCTGGAAGAGTTAGAGTGAGAACTTCTCCATGGGAAAGTATTCTGTAATATTTATGAGTGTTTCCCCACCCATGATTATATCGTAATTCCTGACAATAACTTTCCCTCCTTCTTTAATTCCCAGTTCCCTTGCGAGCCTGCTGTTTGAATTCACAACCTTGGCCCATCTGATCTCCCTTCTTGCCTCTATTCTGTGCTTTTTCATTATTTTACCGATTGGAATATCAGCTTTCATTAAATCATCTTTAAAACTCTCTTCCAGCCTCTTTATTGGGGTTAGCGATATCGCCTTGGCGTAAATTTCCCCGTTCACTTCGAGATAAACGACTCTGTAGTTCACCTCCTCACCAACATCCACATCCAGAATTTCAGAAATTTTATCATCTGCCGGAATTATCCTCTGTTCAACAGTTCTCACCTCAACCTTGCCTTGAGCGATTGCCTCGATGATTGCCGTTATTGACCCATCTGTAGTCATCAGAATCCTGTGGATGGCATTCATAGCCTTTCAAGCTCCTTTACCGGCCTCCCATCTTTTGTTTCCGGTGCAACATAGTCAAGGAATCTCGAAAATGGTATGTTGTGAAGTCTGAACGTTACCTTTATCGGAGATAAAACAGCATTCTCATCGCAGAAGTTTATTCTGGAGACGGTTGCCGTCTGCTTGTTGAGGAAGACTGTTATCTCACCACCTCTCCGACCCTTCAAAATTTCTGACCTCGCAGTGTCAAGAATTCTCTGCCTTCTCAGCAATTCTCTAAATCTATCGAGACTTCTGGCCTTTGCAACCACCCTGCCATCCTCAATTTTCATATCAGCATCAGGAAAGAGGTTTTTTATCGCCCGGACTACCTTTTCCTCATCCTCTGTCGGATGAATCCTAGTTTCAATTTCTATCTCCACATTTCTTGCGATTTTCAGCAAAATCTCCCTTACAGTCTCGATGAAATCTTCATAGTCACCCGTATTCTCTACGGTGAAGTCCGCAATTTCCATGGCCTCCTTTAAACCCCACGATTCCTCTCTCCTATCTCTCTCCATCAGATCTTCGATTCTTCCGACATCGTCACTCCTCTTTCTAGTCTTTGCCCTCTCAAATCTCACCTCAAGAGGGGATTCGATAGCAATTAGAATAAAATCATCACCAAATACTTTTCTGAATCTCTCGATCTCGGCAATCCCCCTTATTCCATCAACCACAACAACATCCTTTTCTCCGGCAGCCTCCCTTATTCTGGGTATGCACCTCTTTGCAATGGCGTCCATGCCCTCCGTTTGCCTCAATTCCGATGCCACTCTACCCAGATTTCCATCGGTAAGTTCCAGCCCTCTTCTCATTACCTCTTCTCTAACAACATCTCCCATAACGACAACAGGTATCCCGAGGTCTCTCGCAACTTCTGCAGCGGTACTCTTACCGCTCAGAGGATAGCCCACAAACGCTATTACCTTCATTGTCAACACCACAACGACAGTGTATCAGGCTGTAATATGCGGCAGCAATTCTGAGGTCCTTCTCATCCGCTGAAGGTCGCCCTGCCAGAATTTCAACCTCCTCAGCCTTAACTTCTTTCCTTTCAACACAATCGTAAATCCACATCTCTTCCCCTGAGATCACAACAGCATATCTGGCTCCTCTGACTCTCGCATAGCTTTCCACAAACCTCTTTACCGGTGACGTTGCCGTGGGAGAGGCAAAGTCAATGCAGAGCACAAGCCTGTCATTGTAAAAGCCAAGGTACGAGCATTTAACATAACATGACTCTCTTTCAAGCTCAATTCTGATTCCATCGTCTGGTTTCAGCTCAACACACTCAATCATACCGCCTCACGGATTTTTGCTGCGATTTTCTTTACGGGTTGTGTGAATATTGGCTTCTCCTTTATAAGACCTTCAGGTCTGTAAAGCAGGACAAAGTACATCAAAAGGCCAAAGAGTATGTACTCCAGCCAGACGGCTTCGAAAGGCAGGTGTAGGATCGTTCTGATTTCGTGCTTGTAGATCGTTAGAAGTATTTTTACAATGACGAATGTCAGGGTTCCCACAACCACACCTCTGTTGTTGCCAGCACCACCAAGAAGTATCATGAGGAACGGGTAAAATGTCCACTCCACCCTGGAAAAGCTTGTAGCTATGACATTTACAGAATACAGTGAATAAAGGGCTCCAGCGAGGGACGCAATAGCCGAACCGATGGATACGGCTTTGATTCTCAGCATCATCACACTTTTTCCGGTTGCTTCCACAACAGACTCATTTTCCCTCATCGCCCTGAGAAGTCGGCCAAAAGGCGAATTCGTCAGTTTACCAACGAATATATACACGACCAATGCCACCAGGAGTGTTATCACCGTAAATACGAGCATTCTGTCCTCACCGGGAATGAAGGCGAGAACATCTGGAGTTGACACGCCGTAGTAACCGCCGATAATTGTGGTGTCATAATTGCATACCATAAACATAACTTCGCTGATTGCCAGAAGTGTAATGGCAAGATAGTCCTCCGAGAGCTTGGCACTTGGAAGAATGAACAATGCTCCCGTCACCGCACCAAGCACTGCAGCGGTAATGAGGTAGACCAGAAGCAAACCGATTCCGTATGCCGGGTTCGATGCTATTATTTCGTTTGTCATGCTTCTTATCTGTGCACTGGCTGTGATCAGATCTCCACTGACACCAAAATAGAGAATCAGCAGCCTGTTAACAACTCCACCAACTGCCACTGCACCCATCAA includes:
- the cbiQ gene encoding cobalt ECF transporter T component CbiQ, with protein sequence MHELLERTIREASGYFQNFLIHEYTKRSILHKIDPRIKLVSTIVFILLAVSTFDLEKVILTFVFLLVISAISGLSLRKVLGRIWLFTLFSFIVVLPVSINNPLYSITFTLRVAASLIAIQMLIMTTNFAEICSALRYFKVPETFVSALWLAYRYAILMFRELLSILLARESRRVSKGSHMDVWRKGGEAVGLFFLRSFEKAERIQLALEARGENRVSYSRKFKTLDLIYTIIVAFTVLWWVVI
- a CDS encoding energy-coupling factor ABC transporter permease — encoded protein: MHIPDGYLDLSIAALFYVLTLAVLGYSIYRLRGQKLTPLFGIVAAAIFAAQMLNWPIPGGTSAHFVGGALAGILLGPYAGCLAMAVVLTIQCLVFADGGITALGANIWNMAIVDVFVGYYIYKILEKKNRNVAAFVAGWLGITLAAIFAGLEIGVSKSVIYAVDVTVPVMGMWHAILGIVEGIITAGVVSYISSARPDVLEEKKAPGKAALAVIAAMIAVSPLFAYAAELVGYAEPLENAAKILGLSEKPIYEGILPDYSVPGINPYVGTLIAGIVGTAIVLVLGYALTRYARTT
- the tfe gene encoding transcription factor E is translated as MKAETATKVEELLNELVERVSGEVGLILFSLGIEGEFTDDQLALELGIEINEIRKALFAMYEIGLADYVRRRDDETGWMEYYWRINYDRALDVLKRELEKTVSKLREKIEAETSTIYYVCPNMCVKVSYDEAMELNFVCPRCEEMLEYLDCSKAIEKIEEEIRKIEEILKNI
- a CDS encoding manganese-dependent inorganic pyrophosphatase, which encodes MEHVVYVVGHKNPDTDSVCSAIALAYLWNKWKERGSLDKIMKIGEEAVAAVQGDINPETKYVLEKFGFEVPEVLKSGEGKKVALVDHSEKAQTVDDIDKAEVVAIVDHHKIGDVTTPQPVLFVNLPVGCTATVIKLLFDKTGVEVPADIAGILLSSILSDTVIFKSATTTELDKEVAEELAKVAGVDDITKFGVEIKAKLSAVDDLSAREIIMRDYKDFDMAGKKVGVGQIELVDLSLIESRVDEIYAELQKMKEEGGYAAIFLMLTDIMKEGTELLAVTDHPEVVEKAFGKKLEGKSVWLDGVMSRKKQVVPPLEKAFSEL
- a CDS encoding (Fe-S)-binding protein yields the protein MSEPTRELLWGVDEISVLLHFALFIIAGIIFLIGIARAYKLIRMGRNDENRFDRLGNRLLLVVKDALLLLRLFQKEFRMGLMHILILWGIIVLTIGTAVLTIADHFTSEFFRGTFYLVHEALMDIAGIAFIAGTVIAVVNRYVLKPTRFSKKWPFANDDAPVLLSLLLIAVLGFIVEALRLSAGYPAYTAVIGGFLSQFLPFDLSAYRAVWSIHSLLALALIAAVPYSKLFHAIAAPINILTKSDRISARVIEDEEYMGAVTVRDLQWRDLLSSFACMRCGRCQDNCPAFNSGTTLSPMYLMQNLRKNLTDSSSILGKIDEPFTLVDAVLDSEAVWACTTCRACMEMCPVYIEQMEIIGEIRRGIVESGEAPPDIRDFLTNIQKQKNPWGEAKFKRDQWIKKSDVEVPTVKSNPEFELLWFVGCAHSFDSRSIQVSKKLARILNDIGVNYAVLGREEGCCGNDVRRVGEEGLFQLLKEENTNTFDKYGVQKIFTASPHCYNTFKNEYEGYDVRFILEIIHDAIKSGKLQLKHPVKRKVTFHDPCYLGRYNGMYDLPREILKSIPGIELVEMPRNRNRSFCCGGGGGNLVREYPGEDRPNNIRAKEAAETGAEVLAVACPFCMIMLEDGVKSSGFDGRLQVLDVIELVYDSVYGE
- a CDS encoding flippase activity-associated protein Agl23; amino-acid sequence: MRKWLATVLIAAVAFAVRFYNLGNPPLFFDESIHATILKSLISGTYKYNPAYHGPLLYYILYLPVTTLGESEFSLRLVPAAVGVAVSLTPLLYRRFIGFNAAAISSAFVAISPIIVNYSRFARADIFQLFLTALFTYFIFRYLEVEKTILEKKFDRDSLFLIASFICMAFFATLKETFYPFAALFLIFLIFDIKKFRLTDLLVSILVFFVIYSALYTNFFTYTTPLTNFSEFPAVRAVSYWKYQHEIARIAGPWYYYLELLILYDFPAFALGIFTIILTLKRRDRSEFEAFIVYWFVASLIFFSYMQEKVPWLAVHILFPMYVLAGVGICKINSRSMKALALISCLLFLGYGMLAVNILNPVNPAEPALYLPTQYDVREFAEKTRNDTIYVFTNIGEYWPLAWYLKDHHVYFSTSSVKGRSFSKGVYVVVNQTNDIYIPGNMKKIDTMVVRCWTFWTHPELSRIPEFLLFRRPLTKVYCMNFTVYTRVD
- a CDS encoding H/ACA ribonucleoprotein complex subunit GAR1 yields the protein MKKLRELGKVKHISKSGMLVIALNPAYIPKIGDKVVTRKMEYVGVVNDIIGPVSSPYALVRPKNSEKIIFEDLFVVKEYGGSRKGSGKGSRKGGRKKGNRKGGGHRGMS
- a CDS encoding transcription initiation factor IIB, with the translated sequence MAEVEKVREREVEKEVERKEIEREEDIEVCPECGSPRLIRDYRRGEFICQDCGLVIEDTYIDAGPEWRAFDSEQRDKRSRVGAPVTYTIHDKGLSTIIDWSNKDYYGKAISVRNRAQLFRLRKWQRRIRISNATERNLAFALSELDRMASALGLPKSVRETAAVIYRKAVEKNLIRGRSIEGVVAAALYAACRQAGVPRTLDEIATYSRVDRKEIGRTYRFITRELGLKLMPTSPADYVPRFCAALGLSGEVQKKAIEIIKKAEERELTSGRGPTGVAAAAIYVASILLGERRTQREVAEVAGVTEVTIRNRYKELAEKLGIEIIL
- a CDS encoding HAMP domain-containing protein; this encodes MRITNIISKPVIDIADAADKVSEGELDTRIPHQGRDDEIGILAKSIERLRRSLQAAAESLEGAFR